The Fusarium oxysporum Fo47 chromosome II, complete sequence genome includes a region encoding these proteins:
- a CDS encoding uncharacterized protein (expressed protein) produces the protein MPIVFWFFGLLVRILMPSFDSLGHGAWEHAQDLLVSGEFWQTITRRPIIFDHFLFSILPMAIFDPLSLVLWAFRSIYACLVDMI, from the exons ATGCCTATCGTCTTTTGGTTCTTTGGGCTTTTGGTGCGCATTTTAATGCCAAGTTTCGACTCGTTGGGCCATGGGGCTTGGGAACATGCTCAAGACCTTCTTGTGTCTGGTGAGTTTTGGCAGACCATTACACGGAGGCCAATAATATTCG ACCACTTCCTTTTTTCGATTTTGCCGATGGCTATTTTCGATCCCCTCAGCCTCGTGCTCTGGGCTTTTCGTTCCATATATGCTTGTTTAGttgatatgatatga